Within Cellulophaga sp. L1A9, the genomic segment AAAAGTTTACCACAAAACTTTACCCATTACTCTTATGTACTGTATTCTCAACATGCGCTCAAACACCTAAAAAAGATTATTATGGAAATGGACAAATAAAAGAAGAAGGACAAAATATTCAAGGTAAAAAAGAAGGTTTATGGAAAGAATTTCATGAAAATGGAAAACTCTTGTATGACTCAAACGCTAACAAAAAAGTAGAGATGGTTTTAGAAAACGGTGCGGAATTTTTAATTGTTGGAAAACCGACAGGAGCAAATTTTAATACTGAAAATATTGATGACCAAAAATTTATGATTATTGGACCCGGAATTATGGCAAATAGTGCCCACAAAGGTGATTTCCGATTTACAATAACACCAATTAAGAAATCTCTTGTAGAAGGAAATTTAGAAATTAAAGTAGTTGAGCGCATTGAAAACGGAAAGGATTTTACTCATACATTTTTAGTACCCGTTAAAACAACAACGGATTAATAACCAATAGTTTTAAAGAACTGAGGCAAAAAACAGCACTTTCCTTTATGAAATAGATAGACCCTAGCCTCTAAAGGAATAATTAATGTGCTAAAATATTCTTACGTTGCTATTTTTGTTCTTTTTGTCAAACGCTAAAAAATAACAGCATACTAATTTAAGAACCCTAAAGCCATCAAATGAAAACCAGTCTACTTACATTTTTTATGCTTTTTTTGATAGGGTGCAAAGACCACCAAAAAAGCACACAAGAAAAAAATAAAACTCCTATAGATACTTTAACTGAAAACAAAATAGGTAGTAAAATAGCTCCAATAATTTTAGAGAACGAAAAAGCAACTGTGAATTATGATACCGACTTTTCTGATTGGAAAATTGATGAAATAGATCTAGCTCCATATAGTTTTTTAAATAGAAAAAATGATACGCTAAGATTAACTGCCAGAGATACTATCATTTTATTAGTGAATGAGTATTATGATGAGCTTAAAGAAAATTACGGGGCTTCAAGTTTTTCTGTTGCGCATGTTTACCCCAACTATAATATTGTTGAATTACAAGCTACGGCATACGAATACTCCTATCATATTTTAGCCGACTTAAATACAGGAGACACCATTTTTTCATACGGACAACCAATGTTTTCTAATAATGGCAAGTACATCTTTACCTCAAATGTTGACCTAGAAATTGGTTATGATGACAATGGGTATCAATTAATAACAGTAGATTCATTAGGTTTTAATACTCTAAAAACGGTAACGTTAGAAGGTTGGGGTATTCAAAAAGCTTCTTGGATTAGCGCAGATAGTATTGCCTTTTCAAAGGTTACTTTAAATGAAAATTATGAACTGAATTCAGAAAACAAAAAGATGAAACTAAAATAGGAGCGCTAAAACTAAAAACTTTTTACTAAATTTAAAGGGCTATGTACTTCTATGATGACGTTACAGCTACTAGATTTAGCTTTAAACAAGAAAAAAGAAACTAAGCTGTAAACAGGAAACAAGCTTCAGCTGCGCACAAAGACGTAACCAAAAAATTTCCTTACCTCTGGCACTATATTTAGCTGAAACCTTAGCTCCTCTATGAAAAAAATATTTCTAGTCCTATTATTTTTTAGTTTCAATCTTTGTTTATCTCAAGCATTAATTAAGAAAATTGAGCTATCTGAGGCTGCTATTGAATTAACAAAACAAGAGGTAACGTATGACCCAAGTTACTTCTCTATTGATTATCCAAATGGAGATGTACCAAGTGATAAAGGAGTTTGTACAGATGTAATTATTCGTGCGTATAGAAAAGTTGGAGTAGATTTGCAGAAAGAAGTTCATGTAGATATGAAATCTAATTTTAGCGCTTATCCAAAACTATGGGGATTAAAAACCACCGATAGAAATATTGACCACCGTAGAGTTCCTAATTTAATGACCTACTTTAAAAGAAAAGGTGCCGAAAAGCCAATTTCGGACAAAGCAGATGACTATGTAGCTGGTGATATTGTTTGTTGGAATCTAAGTGGTTCACTAACTCATATCGGAATTGTAGTGGATAAAAAATCAAAAGACGGAAAGCGTAATTTAATCGTTCATAATATTGGCAGAGGACAAGTGTTACAAGATTGTCTTTTTGATTATAAAATTATTGGTCATTACCGATATGAAAACTAATACCCTAATAAATGTACTATCCATTTCCCTGTAAAAGGGGTAGTACTTAAACATTAATAGATGGAAATTTGTAGGTAATCTAAGCTATGGCTACTACATAAAACAGGCATACAAAAAGTAGTTTAACCCCTATAAATAGATCTAAAATGAACACAAGCCTTCTAGAAATCACTTATTTTGCTTTACCATTGGTTATCATGGGGTTCTTGTTAAAGTACATATTCAAATTAGATGTTACTATTTTATTGCCTTCAGCTATTATGTTCTTGCTGTTTGTAGTATTAACAGTTTGCTCACCACTTACCCCAAAGAAATTTGAAACGGAATTATTCACCCTATTTTGTATTCTAGAAGTAGTGGCTTTAGTCGTTGGTATTGTTTTATTATCTAAGACACAAATAGTATGGAAACACTTTTTTATTTCCTTGTCTTTTCAACTCTTTTATTGGATCTTACTTTTCTATTTTGGAGGCATACGATTTACCCACAAGTTCGGCGCCTAAGTGACATGCCTCTTAGGCTACTTTTTTTTAAAGTTGAATAGTTTATCTTTAATTTGTAGCAACAAAAGCATAGTAAGCATTTATACGAGCTACATTAAACAGCTTTATGGCCGCAAAAAAACTATTTTTTTTAATGCTAGGCATTATGGTAATTATGATCATCATAATAAACCTAACGATAAATACCTCAATTTCAAATACTGATAGCATAACGAAAGTCTATTTTACAAATTTGGAGTTAGAAGTGAGCGGAACAATTTGTGCTGTGGAAGAACAAACGGATACTCACAAATACCTTATTACCCTAAATACTAGGAACTATAGCAAACCAAGCCCTTTAGGCGTAAATTTTTGTGTCATAAAAGGCGATGTAGCCATTTTTGCAGACCATCATGATGGGTATAAAATTGGAGACACCATACGCATAGGAGAAAATAAAATAGACCTCATAAAATGCATAGCGGCAGACGGGACGACTAAGTTTATAAAAAAACGAAGCAATGCTATGTTGTTTACCGTGGCATCACCCAATAAACGAATGAAACAATTGATAGCACTCGGGTGTCAGTAGGTCTTGGGTATGCTTCCTATACCCGTAATTAAAGATTTACAGAAAACTAACGCGCTTAATTTAAATTAGTGCACAGCCACTCTACATTAAAAAAATAAAACGTAGCTTGAGGTTAATTGAATTGAAGAAACCATAAAATACCGGAGCGGTTGACATAAACTATAACCATACTAATTAACCCAAATCCATAATTAAAAATCATCATGAAGCCTATCCTATTTCTTTTTGTAAGCATCTTTTTTAATAGCTGCGCTGGTACAGATTGTCCCGAAGACCTCAATATCTTACCTAAATATGGGAACGTTAAAAAATGCGCAGAACAGCTGCGTATCGACGCTCAATTTCTACAAGAATGTGACCAAATTTATCCAAGCAGAGCCGTTGCTGCCGTACATCATATTGATTTGGCTTGGGACTTATATGATGCTAAGCAGAGAGATGAAGCTATGAAACGTTTTAATCAGGCTTGGTTATTAGATAAAAGCAATGCCGATATATACTGGGGCTATGGAAATTTAACAGGACAACGTGGACACTTTGAGGAGTCTCTCGCTTTTTTTGATGCGTCTATCCATTTAAATTCCCAAAACGCAAAAGTTTGGGAATCGAGAGCCGTAAGTTATTGTCAACTATTTTTTAAAACAAAAGAAGTAGAAACATTAGAAAAGGGAATCAGTTGTTACCAAGAATCCTTGACTATTAATCCTAAAAATGCAACCATTTATGCGCAATTAGCCGGTGCCTATAACTATTTTATGCAAAAAGATAGTTTAGCTAAATATATCCAACTGACAGATGAAATAGATCCTACGTTAATAAGGCCCGAACTGCGAAAACAAGGGCGTAAAAATAATCCAACAACGATGAAAATTGAACCTGAAGATTTATTAACGGATGTATTGTGGAGTTTTAGAACCGACAAATTTGATAGCCTAGAACTCTTTTCTAAAGCACTTCTTGAATACAATACCCGTATAAAACCAAATAGCAGTATAGACATTGATAGGATATTTAATCGCTCTAAAGAAATAACGGTTGGGTATATGTTTTGGGGAGAAGATGAAGACGGTGAGGAAGACCAATTTGAAGAAAGCTTTGTTGTAAAGACGACTAATAGTAAGGGGTTTTCTTTAAAAGAATTTCTTTATAAAGTTCATAATGAAATCTGTGAGCAAATGGAAGATGAAGATAATGTGTTTTTTGAAGGATTAATGCCTCACGATGATGGAACTGAAAGACCTTTTTATCTTATAAATCAAGGAGGCTAACCCGCTAAGACTAACGCACATTCTAACTATAACAAAAGGCTTTGAAAAAAATAAAACCTGTTCTTACCCTTAATAAAATTGGAACTTTTAGATGCTATGGAGGTATCGCTCTAGGCATTGGATATGGCCTTTTGGTAAATTTTTGGTTTAGACTTTTAGATAAGGGATTATTTTTAGTGTTGGATTTGACAACTAACAATGTCACTTCAATGGCACAATTTTCTGCAAATAGCTATACTAATTTTTTAATAGCCTTGACATCATCGTCTCTTGGTTTTTGTTATACCATGTATTTTTGGACGAGTAAGCCAACCTATGAAAATAGAAAAGCAACCTTTAAAAATAGGATTGCAAATGCAAATTCCATTTTCGTATTTATGTTAGTTCTTTTTGTTTTTACAAAATTTTTAACCTTCAACACGCCCCTAAGGTTTGATGGTTTTGGAATAGACTTAAAATCTAGTTATGACTATTATCCTTTTTTCTTGCCTGTATTTATTTTCCTTTTTAATTGGTCAATTATTTCCCGAAATTATAAATCAGGGAAATTTATATTATGCAGCGCTGGTTTGGTACTTGCTTATGGCATACTGTTGTCTGGAATAAAAACATGAATAAAGGCCAATTTCATCTTGAAATTACGAAGATGTCTAAGGTTTTATATGCATCTCCTTTTAGATTATTGCGCATCCTTTTTCTGTTGTTTATAACTTCTTTTTGCTTTCATAAAACCATCGGTATTGGGTATTCTGTTTTTGCGGTTGCATGTTTATTAATCGCAGCAATCATGTATTTAAATTGGAATAAGCTGGTGTTGAGAAAAGTTGATGAATAAGTGTATAATTTAGTGGTTCTAATAACTATAAGAGTTTTGCCCCTTGAAGTTTGCTCCCAATTGCCCGCTCATAGCATTACTAGCAAACAAACCTTTTAAACAAACTATTTTAAGACTACTTGAATGACTAAAAAGAAAAACATAATCGGAATTTGTGGAAGTGCGAGTCCAAGTTCTGCCAACCTATCAATCCTCAACTGGATAGCAAATGCTGAAAAGGCAAATT encodes:
- a CDS encoding tetratricopeptide repeat protein, whose translation is MKPILFLFVSIFFNSCAGTDCPEDLNILPKYGNVKKCAEQLRIDAQFLQECDQIYPSRAVAAVHHIDLAWDLYDAKQRDEAMKRFNQAWLLDKSNADIYWGYGNLTGQRGHFEESLAFFDASIHLNSQNAKVWESRAVSYCQLFFKTKEVETLEKGISCYQESLTINPKNATIYAQLAGAYNYFMQKDSLAKYIQLTDEIDPTLIRPELRKQGRKNNPTTMKIEPEDLLTDVLWSFRTDKFDSLELFSKALLEYNTRIKPNSSIDIDRIFNRSKEITVGYMFWGEDEDGEEDQFEESFVVKTTNSKGFSLKEFLYKVHNEICEQMEDEDNVFFEGLMPHDDGTERPFYLINQGG
- a CDS encoding DUF1287 domain-containing protein — its product is MKKIFLVLLFFSFNLCLSQALIKKIELSEAAIELTKQEVTYDPSYFSIDYPNGDVPSDKGVCTDVIIRAYRKVGVDLQKEVHVDMKSNFSAYPKLWGLKTTDRNIDHRRVPNLMTYFKRKGAEKPISDKADDYVAGDIVCWNLSGSLTHIGIVVDKKSKDGKRNLIVHNIGRGQVLQDCLFDYKIIGHYRYEN